One Drosophila willistoni isolate 14030-0811.24 chromosome 2R unlocalized genomic scaffold, UCI_dwil_1.1 Seg167, whole genome shotgun sequence DNA segment encodes these proteins:
- the LOC6643823 gene encoding alanine--tRNA ligase, cytoplasmic — protein MQFMTAKMVRDAYLGFFKEKKHIYVHSSSTIPLDDPTLLFANAGMNQFKPIFLGIADPNSEMSKWVRVANTQKCIRAGGKHNDLDDVGKDVYHHTFFEMLGNWSFGDYFKKEICTWAWEFLTDRLKLPKDRLYVTYFGGDEASGLEPDLECKQLWLDLGIKPEHVLPGSMKDNFWEMGETGPCGPCSELHFDRIGGRSVPELVNQDDPDVLEIWNLVFIQYNRESDGSLKPLPKKHIDCGMGFERLVSVIQNKRSNYDTDLFQPLFEHIQSSTGAPAYQGRVGADDSDGIDMAYRVLADHARTITIALADGGTPDNTGRGYVLRRILRRAVRYATEKLKAKPGMFASLVNTVVELLGDAFPEVKKDPQHIIDIINEEEQQFLKTLTRGRNLLNRTIEKLGADQKIIPGDVAWRLYDTYGFPVDLTQLMAEEKSLEIDMAGYEAAKQNSYILSQGKGSSKIEEINLDVHAISQLQDQGVPTTNDSFKYKYEAESEERDSPYNYETCSSKILAIRFENQFVQSISNGQKAGIVLDNTNFYAESGGQIYDQGALVKANDEANEFLVDRVYNRGGYILHIGVVEGTLAVGDDLQLHIDVTRRWLTMKNHSATHALNHCLLQVLGKDTEQKGSLVVPEKLRFDFNTKGAMTIEQVAKTEELTRQMVYKNVPIYAKESKLAVAKSIRGLRSVFDEVYPDPVRVISFGVPVEQLEEQPNGEAGDNTSVEFCGGTHLRRSGHIMDFVISSEEAIAKGIRRIVALTGPEAIKAIKKSEQFEQEIVTLKATIEADTTGKDSKQHVKQIVELTEQISHATIPYVKKDEMRNLLKSLKKTLDDKERALRAAVSVTVVERAKALCEENPTATVLVQQLEAYNNTKALDAALKQVRSQLPDTAAMFFSVDVDSKKIFCLSSVPKSAVEKGLKANEWVQHLSQSLGGKGGGKPESAQASGTNYESVDEILQLATKFAQTKLA, from the exons ATGCAGTTTATGACAGCCAAAATGGTGCGCGATGCCTATTTGGGCTTCTTTAAAGAGAAGAAGCACATTTATGTCCATTCGTCGAGTACAATACCATTAGATGATCCCACTCTATTGTTTGCCAATGCTGGCATGAATCAATTTAAGCCTATCTTTTTGGGTATTGCTGATCCCAACAGCGAGATGTCCAAGTGGGTTCGTGTGGCCAACACTCAGAAATGTATTCGTGCTGGTGGCAAGCATAATGATCTGGACGATGTGGGCAAGGATGTGTATCATCACACATTCTTTGAGATGTTGGGCAATTGGTCCTTTGGTGATTATTTCAAAAAGGAGATTTGCACTTGGGCTTGGGAATTCCTTACGGATCGTCTTAAATTGCCCAAGGATCGCTTGTATGTGACATATTTTGGTGGCGATGAAGCCAGCGGCCTGGAGCCGGATCTAGAATGCAAGCAATTGTGGTTGGATTTGGGAATAAAACCTGAGCACGTTTTGCCAGGCAGCATGAAAGATAATTTCTGGGAAATGGGTGAGACAGGACCCTGTGGTCCATGTTCGGAATTGCATTTTGATCGCATTGGAGGACGAAGTGTACCCGAGTTAGTCAATCAGGACGATCCCGATGTTTTGGAGATATGGAATCTTGTGTTTATCCAATACAATCGCGAATCTGATGGCAGTCTGAAGCCATTGCCCAAAAAGCACATAGATTGTGGCATGGGATTTGAGCGTCTGGTTTCTGTTATCCAAAATAAACGTTCCAATTATGATACAGATTTGTTTCAACCGCTGTTCGAGCATATTCAGAGTTCAACTGGAGCACCGGCCTATCAGGGACGTGTTGGAGCCGATGATAGTGACGGCATTGATATGGCTTACCGTGTACTAGCAGATCACGCCAGGACCATAACTATTGCCCTTGCCGATGGCGGTACTCCCGATAACACTGGTCGTGGCTATGTTCTTCGCCGTATTTTAAGACGTGCTGTGCG TTATGCCACTGAGAAATTAAAGGCCAAGCCAGGCATGTTTGCCTCATTGGTGAATACTGTTGTTGAGCTGCTTGGCGATGCTTTCCCAGAGGTGAAAAAGGACCCCCAACATATTATTGATATCATCAACGAGGAGGAGCAACAATTCTTGAAAACGTTAACACGTGGTCGTAATTTACTTAATCGCACCATTGAGAAATTGGGTGCCGACCAGAAGATCATTCCAGGTGATGTGGCCTGGCGTTTGTATGATACCTATGGCTTCCCTGTAGATCTTACCCAACTGATGGCGGAAGAAAAATCACTTGAAATCGATATGGCTGGCTATGAAGCAGCCAAACAAAACTCGTACATTCTATCTCAGGGCAAGGGATCCAGTAAGATTGAGGAAATCAATCTTGATGTACATGCAATATCACAGCTCCAGGATCAAGGAGTTCCCACTACAAATGattcatttaaatacaaatacgAAGCCGAGTCGGAGGAGCGTGATTCACCCTACAACTATGAGACATGCAGCAGTAAAATTTTGGCCATTCGTTTTGAGAATCAGTTTGTTCAGTCTATTAGCAACGGACAGAAGGCCGGAATTGTTCTAGACAACACCAATTTCTATGCAGAGAGTGGTGGTCAAATCTATGATCAAGGTGCTCTTGTGAAGGCGAACGATGAGGCCAATGAGTTTCTGGTAGATCGTGTCTACAATCGTGGTGGTTACATTCTGCATATTGGTGTCGTTGAGGGCACTTTAGCCGTTGGCGATGATCTTCAGCTGCACATTGATGTGACCCGCCGTTGGCTTACCATGAAGAATCATTCAGCCACACATGCTTTAAACCATTGCCTCCTCCAGGTACTGGGCAAGGATACAGAACAAAAAGGTTCATTGGTTGTACCCGAGAAACTGCGTTTCGATTTTAATACCAAGGGAGCGATGACCATTGAACAGGTCGCCAAGACCGAGGAGCTTACCCGGCAGATGGTCTACAAGAATGTTCCCATTTATGCCAAGGAATCGAAGTTGGCTGTAGCTAAAAGCATAAGAGGTCTGCGTTCCGTCTTCGATGAGGTCTATCCGGATCCAGTGCGTGTTATTTCATTCGGTGTACCCGTTGAGCAACTCGAAGAGCAGCCCAATGGCGAAGCTGGCGACAACACATCTGTTGAATTTTGCGGTGGCACTCATCTGCGACGCTCTGGTCATATTATGGACTTTGTTATTAGCAGCGAAGAGGCCATTGCCAAGGGCATACGCCGCATTGTGGCTTTGACTGGTCCGGAGGCTATAAAAGCAATCAAAAAGTCGGAACAATTCGAACAAGAAATTGTCACACTTAAGGCTACCATAGAGGCCGATACTACGGGCAAGGACTCTAAGCAACATGTCAAGCAAATTGTTGAACTAACCGAACAAATTTCTCATGCTACCATACCGTATGTGAAAAAGGATGAAATGCGTAATTTGCTTAAATCTCTGAAGAAAACACTCGACGATAAGGAGCGTGCCTTGCGTGCCGCGGTCTCTGTAACTGTTGTGGAGCGCGCAAAGGCATTGTGCGAAGAGAATCCCACTGCTACTGTCTTGGTTCAACAACTGGAGGCCTACAACAATACCAAGGCTTTGGATGCTGCCCTCAAACAGGTGCGAAGCCAGTTACCCGACACTGCTGCCATGTTCTTCTCAGTCGATGTGGATTCCAAGAAGATTTTTTGCCTCAGCTCAGTGCCCAAGAGTGCTGTGGAGAAGGGTCTAAAAGCCAACGAATGGGTTCAGCATTTATCTCAATCTCTTGGTGGTAAGGGTGGTGGAAAACCAGAATCAGCTCAAGCATCGGGCACAAATTACGAGAGCGTCGATGAAATACTTCAATTGGCCACTAAATTTGCCCAAActaaattggcttaa
- the LOC6644287 gene encoding haloacid dehalogenase-like hydrolase domain-containing protein 2: MFLSFGLRRYRNYCIFRKMSIKAALIDLSGTLHVEDEPTPNAIEALTKLRNAGVRVKFVTNTTKDSKTTLHSRLCKIGFQLEASEIYSSLSAAVAFVETEKLNPYYLLSDDARQDFPQEDTTRPHDSVVVGLAPNAFNYDQLNKAFNVLLQQKSHKLVAIHQGKYYRRADGLALGPGCFVKGLEYATGCSAQVIGKPNPYFFKGALAGLDPAFCVMIGDDANDDIVGAMSLGMQGVLVKTGKYLPDVEVTPPPTALVDNFSNAVDWIIEKNSKS; the protein is encoded by the exons atgtttttgtcttttggaTTGAGACGTTATAGAAACTATTGCATATTTCGAAAAATGTCAATAAAAGCTGCCCTAATAGATCTTAGCGGCACCTTACATGTGGAGGATGAGCCAACACCAAATGCTATTGAGGCATTGACCAA ATTACGAAATGCCGGAGTGAGGGTAAAATTTGTTACCAACACCACCAAAGATTCAAAGACCACTCTGCACTCTAGGCTATGCAAGATTGGCTTCCAGCTAGAAGCCTCAGAGATCTATAGTTCCTTGAGTGCTGCTGTGGCATTTGTGGAAACTGAAAAACTAAATCCTTACTATCTATTATCCGATGATGCTCGTCAAGATTTCCCCCAAGAAGATACAACTAGACCACATGATTCAGTTGTTGTGGGTTTGGCTCCTAATGCTTTCAACTATGATCAACTTAACAAAGCTTTCAA TGTGTTGCTCCAGCAAAAGAGTCACAAACTTGTGGCCATTCATCAGGGCAAATATTATAGACGAGCAGATGGCTTGGCCTTGGGTCCTGGTTGTTTTGTCAAGGGCTTGGAATATGCAACAGGTTGTTCGGCTCAAGTGATTGGCAAACCGAATCCTTATTTCTTTAAAGGTGCTCTGGCTGGTCTGGATCCAGCATTTTGTGTCATGATAGGTGAT GATGCCAATGATGATATTGTTGGTGCCATGAGTCTTGGAATGCAGGGAGTACTCGTCAAGACTGGCAAATATTTACCAGATGTTGAGGTTACACCTCCACCAACAGCTTTAGTAgacaatttttcaaatgcTGTCGACTGGATTATTGAAAAGAACTCAAAATCCTAA
- the LOC6644288 gene encoding lipase member H-A, producing the protein MHKAIKNKSRLLCGLKNSKADLSTAKFILYYGPTVADSDIYDLHDSKSLLEDENLNLSKNTVLYLHGYLEDPDVESIHVIAEAYLERTDTNLIVLDWGELADGNYMFDAVVNAKQLAPELAKVLLEMFDHGLDIEKFHIVGHSLGGQMAGIIGREIFKRTKGVRKIKRISALDPAFPLFYPLGGHLNANDAEFVDVIHTDAWLYGAPTSTGTADFWPNSGGTLQPGCPKRNYKMLSDNDLSSHRRSWWFWAESVSDRFPIKFDAVPCKSWSDFKQNKTMETCAPIVMGHHCPTSIHGNFYLQTNGQTPFARGKEGTVYVEPKELLGNTHSNICEAPQTIVK; encoded by the exons ATGCACAAGgctataaaaaataaatcaa GGTTACTTTGTGGCCTTAAAAACTCAAAGGCCGATCTAAGCACAGCAaagtttatattatattacgG ACCCACAGTTGCCGATAGTGATATCTATGATCTTCATGATTCTAAAAGCCTATTGGAggatgaaaatttaaatttgtcaaAGAATACAGTTTTGTATTTGCATGGCTATCTAGAAGATCCGGATGTGGAGAGTATACATGTCATAGCCGAGGCCTATTTGGAGCGTACGGATACAAATCTAATTGTCTTGGATTGGGGTGAACTGGCCGATGGCAATTATATGTTTGATGCTGTTGTCAATGCCAAACAATTGGCACCAGAATTGGCCAAAGTTTTGCTAGAAATGTTTGATCATGGCTTGGATATTGAGAAATTTCATATAGTTGGCCATTCGTTGGGCGGCCAAATGGCTGGAATCATAGGTCGTGAGATTTTTAAACGTACCAAAGGTGTGCGCAAGATAAAAAG aATTTCCGCTTTAGATCCTGCCTTTCCATTGTTTTATCCTTTGGGTGGTCATTTAAATGCAAACGATGCCGAATTCGTTGATGTCATTCACACCGATGCCTGGCTATATGGTGCCCCAACAAGTACAGGAACAGCAGATTTCTGGCCAAATAGCGGTGGCACTCTACAACCTGGTTGCCCAAAACGTAATTACAAAATGCTCAGCGATAATGATTTATCAAGTCATCGGCGTAGTTGGTGGTTTTGGGCCGAAAGCGTTTCCGATCGTTTCCCCATTAAATTTGATGCTGTTCCCTGTAAAAGTTGGTCGGATtttaagcaaaacaaaactatGGAAACTTGTGCTCCCATTGTAATGGGTCATCACTGTCCAACGTC aattCATGGCAACTTTTACTTACAAACGAATGGTCAAACACCGTTTGCACGTGGCAAAGAGGGCACTGTCTATGTGGAACCCAAGGAACTTTTAGGAAATACGCATAGTAACATTTGTGAAGCACCACAGACTATAGTTAAGTAA
- the LOC6644289 gene encoding serine/threonine-protein phosphatase PP2A 65 kDa regulatory subunit isoform X2 translates to MAASDKSVDDSLYPIAVLIDELKNEDVQLRLNSIKKLSTIALALGEERTRSELIPFLTETIYDEDEVLLALADQLGNFTSLVGGPEFAMYLIPPLESLATVEETVVRDKAVESLRTVAAEHNAQDLEIHVVPTLQRLVSGDWFTSRTSACGLFSVCYPRVTQPVKAELRANFRKLCQDETPMVRRAAANKLGEFAKVVETEYLKSDLIPNFVQLAQDDQDSVRLLAVEACVSIAQLLPQDDVEHLVLPTLRQCASDSSWRVRYMVAEKFVDLQKAVGPEITRVDLVPAFQYLLKDAEAEVRAAVATKVKDFCANLDKANQVQIILSSILPYVRDLVSDPNPHVKSALASVIMGLSPMLGAYQTVEQLLPLFLIQLKDECPEVRLNIISNLDCVNDVIGIQQLSQSLLPAIVELAEDSKWRVRLAIIEYMPALAGQLGQEFFDQKLRGLCMGWLNDHVYAIREAATLNMKKLVEQFGAPWAEQAIIPMILVMSRNKNYLHRMTCLFCLNVLAEVCGTDITTKLLLPTVLLLAADPVANVRFNVAKTLQKISPFLEASVIDAQVKPTLDKLNGDTDVDVKHFAAQAIAGIAAA, encoded by the exons atggcAGCGAGCGACAAATCTGTTGATGATTCTCTATATCCCATTGCGGTGTTAATTGATGAACTGAAAAATGAGGATGTGCAG TTGCGGCTAAACTCCATCAAAAAGCTATCGACAATTGCTTTGGCCTTGGGTGAGGAACGCACACGATCAGAATTGATACCATTTCTCACGGAAACAATCTACGATGAGGATGAAGTGCTCCTGGCTCTTGCGGATCAACTTGGAAACTTTACAA gtcTAGTCGGCGGTCCTGAATTTGCCATGTATTTGATACCACCACTCGAGAGTTTGGCCACCGTCGAGGAAACTGTTGTACGGGACAAGGCCGTGGAATCCCTACGCACTGTGGCCGCTGAACATAATGCCCAGGATTTGGAAATTCATGTTGTGCCAACACTTCAACGTTTGGTCTCTGGCGATTGGTTCACTTCACGTACTTCTGCATGTGGCCTCTTTTCCGTTTGCTATCCACGCGTCACTCAGCCGGTGAAGGCTGAATTGCGTGCCAATTTCCGAAAACTATGCCAAGACGAGACGCCCATGGTGCGACGTGCAGCGGCCAATAAACTGGGTGAATTTGCCAAAGTCGTCGAGACCGAATATCTAAAATCTGATTTGATACCGAACTTTGTTCAATTGGCCCAAGATGATCAG GATTCTGTACGTTTATTGGCCGTAGAagcttgcgtaagcattgcgCAACTGTTGCCCCAAGATGATGTTGAGCAC ttggTTCTTCCCACTTTGAGGCAATGCGCCAGTGACTCATCATGGCGTGTACGTTATATGGTGGCTGAGAAATTTGTTGATCTGCAGAAGGCAGTGGGCCCTGAGATAACACGTGTCGATTTGGTGCCCGCATTCCAATATCTGCTCAAGGATGCCGAAGCTGAGGTACGCGCTGCTGTTGCCACCAAGGTCAAAGACTTTTGCGCGAATCTGGATAAGGCCAATCAGGTTCAAATCATACTTAGTTCGATATTACCATATGTAAGAGATTTGGTCTCTGATCCAAATCCTCATGTTAAATCCGCATTGGCTTCTGTTATTATGGGCCTGAGCCCAATGCTGGGAGCCTATCAAACTGTGGAGCAACTATTGCCATTGTTCCTTATCCAACTGAAAGATGAATGCCCAGAAGTGCGTCTGAATATTATTTCCAATTTGGATTGTGTCAATGATGTTATCGGTATTCAGCAGCTATCCCAG tctcttctacccgccattgtGGAACTTGCCGAAGATTCCAAGTGGCGAGTGCGTTTGGCCATCATCGAGTATATGCCCGCATTGGCTGGTCAATTGGGACAGGAGTTCTTTGATCAAAAGCTGCGTGGTCTATGCATGGGCTGGCTAAATGATCATGTCTATGCCATTCGTGAGGCTGCTACCCTCAACATGAAGAAACTGGTCGAACAATTCGGTGCTCCATGGGCTGAACAAGCTATTATACCAATGATCTTGGTTATGTCACGCAACAAGAACTATTTGCACA GAATGACTTGTCTCTTCTGCCTCAATGTTTTGGCTGAAGTATGTGGCACAGATATTACCACAAAATTGTTGCTACCCACTGTATTGTTATTAGCTGCTGATCCTGTGGCCAATGTACGTTTCAATGTGGCTAAAACATTGCAAAAGATATCACCATTCTTGGAGGCCAGCGTTATTGATGCACAGGTGAAGCCCACACTGGATAAACTTAATGGGGATACAGATGTGGATGTTAAGCATTTTGCAGCACAAGCAATTGCTGGTATAGCAGCAG CGTAA
- the LOC6644289 gene encoding serine/threonine-protein phosphatase PP2A 65 kDa regulatory subunit isoform X1 produces MAASDKSVDDSLYPIAVLIDELKNEDVQLRLNSIKKLSTIALALGEERTRSELIPFLTETIYDEDEVLLALADQLGNFTSLVGGPEFAMYLIPPLESLATVEETVVRDKAVESLRTVAAEHNAQDLEIHVVPTLQRLVSGDWFTSRTSACGLFSVCYPRVTQPVKAELRANFRKLCQDETPMVRRAAANKLGEFAKVVETEYLKSDLIPNFVQLAQDDQDSVRLLAVEACVSIAQLLPQDDVEHLVLPTLRQCASDSSWRVRYMVAEKFVDLQKAVGPEITRVDLVPAFQYLLKDAEAEVRAAVATKVKDFCANLDKANQVQIILSSILPYVRDLVSDPNPHVKSALASVIMGLSPMLGAYQTVEQLLPLFLIQLKDECPEVRLNIISNLDCVNDVIGIQQLSQSLLPAIVELAEDSKWRVRLAIIEYMPALAGQLGQEFFDQKLRGLCMGWLNDHVYAIREAATLNMKKLVEQFGAPWAEQAIIPMILVMSRNKNYLHRMTCLFCLNVLAEVCGTDITTKLLLPTVLLLAADPVANVRFNVAKTLQKISPFLEASVIDAQVKPTLDKLNGDTDVDVKHFAAQAIAGIAAEMEFNVFRTAVPPCMGYKIEMAMDSKLIVEPPAPPPPQEGDDIISELNGQAAEKKELQLQPSSNNLEC; encoded by the exons atggcAGCGAGCGACAAATCTGTTGATGATTCTCTATATCCCATTGCGGTGTTAATTGATGAACTGAAAAATGAGGATGTGCAG TTGCGGCTAAACTCCATCAAAAAGCTATCGACAATTGCTTTGGCCTTGGGTGAGGAACGCACACGATCAGAATTGATACCATTTCTCACGGAAACAATCTACGATGAGGATGAAGTGCTCCTGGCTCTTGCGGATCAACTTGGAAACTTTACAA gtcTAGTCGGCGGTCCTGAATTTGCCATGTATTTGATACCACCACTCGAGAGTTTGGCCACCGTCGAGGAAACTGTTGTACGGGACAAGGCCGTGGAATCCCTACGCACTGTGGCCGCTGAACATAATGCCCAGGATTTGGAAATTCATGTTGTGCCAACACTTCAACGTTTGGTCTCTGGCGATTGGTTCACTTCACGTACTTCTGCATGTGGCCTCTTTTCCGTTTGCTATCCACGCGTCACTCAGCCGGTGAAGGCTGAATTGCGTGCCAATTTCCGAAAACTATGCCAAGACGAGACGCCCATGGTGCGACGTGCAGCGGCCAATAAACTGGGTGAATTTGCCAAAGTCGTCGAGACCGAATATCTAAAATCTGATTTGATACCGAACTTTGTTCAATTGGCCCAAGATGATCAG GATTCTGTACGTTTATTGGCCGTAGAagcttgcgtaagcattgcgCAACTGTTGCCCCAAGATGATGTTGAGCAC ttggTTCTTCCCACTTTGAGGCAATGCGCCAGTGACTCATCATGGCGTGTACGTTATATGGTGGCTGAGAAATTTGTTGATCTGCAGAAGGCAGTGGGCCCTGAGATAACACGTGTCGATTTGGTGCCCGCATTCCAATATCTGCTCAAGGATGCCGAAGCTGAGGTACGCGCTGCTGTTGCCACCAAGGTCAAAGACTTTTGCGCGAATCTGGATAAGGCCAATCAGGTTCAAATCATACTTAGTTCGATATTACCATATGTAAGAGATTTGGTCTCTGATCCAAATCCTCATGTTAAATCCGCATTGGCTTCTGTTATTATGGGCCTGAGCCCAATGCTGGGAGCCTATCAAACTGTGGAGCAACTATTGCCATTGTTCCTTATCCAACTGAAAGATGAATGCCCAGAAGTGCGTCTGAATATTATTTCCAATTTGGATTGTGTCAATGATGTTATCGGTATTCAGCAGCTATCCCAG tctcttctacccgccattgtGGAACTTGCCGAAGATTCCAAGTGGCGAGTGCGTTTGGCCATCATCGAGTATATGCCCGCATTGGCTGGTCAATTGGGACAGGAGTTCTTTGATCAAAAGCTGCGTGGTCTATGCATGGGCTGGCTAAATGATCATGTCTATGCCATTCGTGAGGCTGCTACCCTCAACATGAAGAAACTGGTCGAACAATTCGGTGCTCCATGGGCTGAACAAGCTATTATACCAATGATCTTGGTTATGTCACGCAACAAGAACTATTTGCACA GAATGACTTGTCTCTTCTGCCTCAATGTTTTGGCTGAAGTATGTGGCACAGATATTACCACAAAATTGTTGCTACCCACTGTATTGTTATTAGCTGCTGATCCTGTGGCCAATGTACGTTTCAATGTGGCTAAAACATTGCAAAAGATATCACCATTCTTGGAGGCCAGCGTTATTGATGCACAGGTGAAGCCCACACTGGATAAACTTAATGGGGATACAGATGTGGATGTTAAGCATTTTGCAGCACAAGCAATTGCTGGTATAGCAGCAG AGATGGAATTCAATGTATTTAGAACAGCGGTGCCACCTTGTATGGgatataaaattgaaatggcAATGGACTCTAAACTTATTGTGGAACCGCCGGCGCCACCCCCACCTCAGGAGGGTGATGATATTATTTCGGAATTGAATGGTCAGGCAGCTGAGAAAAAAGAGCTGCAACTGCAGCCAAGCAGCAATAATTTGGAATGTTAG